A window of the Leucothrix mucor DSM 2157 genome harbors these coding sequences:
- a CDS encoding LysR substrate-binding domain-containing protein yields the protein MSYSLFFNRDEALGLFDETILLCKQAGFSPNITSQPRHMQTLVTEVAADLGVAIAPFCVSKLYSEGCQFIVLDNVSTQIPLQIQYKQNNNSATVDAFVNIALNAKADIQHSMAI from the coding sequence ATGAGCTATTCATTATTTTTTAATCGCGATGAGGCACTGGGGCTTTTTGATGAGACGATTTTACTGTGTAAACAGGCGGGATTTTCGCCCAATATCACGAGCCAACCCAGACACATGCAAACATTGGTGACTGAGGTGGCTGCAGATTTAGGCGTCGCGATTGCGCCGTTCTGTGTCAGTAAATTATATAGCGAGGGCTGCCAGTTTATTGTGTTGGATAATGTGAGTACGCAAATCCCGCTGCAGATTCAGTATAAGCAAAATAACAACAGCGCAACGGTCGATGCGTTTGTGAATATCGCACTTAATGCCAAGGCTGATATACAGCACAGCATGGCAATTTGA
- a CDS encoding LysR family transcriptional regulator: protein MDIKTLKSFITVAKHKSFSEAARELHTVQPAISRHISSLETELGVSLFNRNSRDVAITPAGEQLLKDATAILALTAQAKTQVKRAHNGQVGTLNIAYLSSACLSFMATLVRAYKSQFPQVHVTLFEMTATEQIEALKNERVDIAFSRPLPSSIADEFTSHCIYTDTLVAIVSQSHQLADQSVINLAQLKDELFIIF from the coding sequence ATGGATATCAAAACGCTAAAAAGCTTTATCACGGTGGCTAAGCATAAGAGCTTTTCGGAGGCTGCGCGTGAGTTGCATACCGTACAACCTGCGATCAGCCGTCACATTTCTTCGCTAGAAACTGAGCTGGGAGTGAGTTTGTTTAACCGTAACTCCCGCGATGTTGCCATTACGCCAGCAGGGGAGCAGTTACTCAAAGACGCCACTGCGATTTTAGCGCTCACTGCGCAAGCGAAAACGCAGGTTAAGCGGGCGCATAATGGCCAAGTGGGTACGCTCAATATTGCCTATTTAAGCTCAGCGTGTTTAAGCTTTATGGCGACTTTGGTTCGTGCTTATAAATCGCAGTTTCCGCAGGTGCATGTCACATTGTTTGAAATGACTGCGACCGAGCAGATTGAAGCGCTGAAAAATGAGCGGGTCGATATTGCGTTCTCAAGGCCATTGCCCAGCTCAATAGCCGATGAATTTACTAGCCACTGTATTTATACCGATACGCTGGTTGCCATCGTTAGCCAAAGCCATCAACTCGCCGATCAATCAGTCATTAATTTGGCGCAGTTAAAAGATGAGCTATTCATTATTTTTTAA
- a CDS encoding AAA family ATPase, whose product MSNLGTLTFFCGKMGAGKSTKSKALSAEKNAVLLSEDDWLSALYPKQINTFEDYLKYSAIIKPLVKSHVQSILKTGTNVVMDFPANTVRQRKWFKQLCDEIACEHELVFINVSNEQCLSQIAKRRKEQPERAQFNTEAVFKHITTFFEAPLESEGFQLLSCP is encoded by the coding sequence ATGAGCAACTTAGGAACATTGACCTTCTTTTGCGGAAAAATGGGCGCAGGAAAGTCCACAAAATCGAAAGCCTTATCAGCTGAGAAAAATGCCGTTCTGTTATCCGAGGATGATTGGCTTTCAGCACTCTATCCCAAGCAAATTAACACCTTTGAAGATTACCTAAAGTACTCTGCGATAATCAAGCCGCTAGTGAAATCGCATGTTCAAAGTATCCTAAAAACAGGCACCAACGTGGTTATGGACTTCCCCGCGAATACAGTCAGACAAAGAAAATGGTTTAAGCAACTTTGTGATGAGATTGCGTGTGAACATGAGCTTGTTTTTATAAACGTAAGTAACGAGCAATGTTTATCTCAGATTGCCAAACGCCGCAAGGAACAACCGGAGCGAGCACAGTTCAACACTGAAGCAGTGTTTAAGCACATCACCACATTCTTCGAAGCACCGCTTGAAAGCGAGGGTTTTCAGTTGTTATCCTGCCCATAA
- a CDS encoding glutamate synthase-related protein produces MKKTSIFKVADLQDRKPEHALIANVDLVIVKFDEDISVLYGRCLHRGALMSDGHVRGNSLICGVHNWDYRMDSGISEYDHSEALQKFTAWVEGEELLVDEDEIAAWAEKNPQPYNRNAYLGQYADLGHATEEEPFNKLIQKYSKEGLSKTGHHGVVESMGVPRIQLPDWDDIQLITAQLYKPPLLDDHEVGTGVIIGPNAKKPLKLDIPLFVSDMSYGALSEPAKVALAMGAENAGTGICSGEGGMLPEEQAANSRYFYELASARFGFSWDKLDHVQAFHFKGGQGAKTGTGGHLPGSKVKGKIAEVRGLEEGQDAISPSRFPDWDSVEQIKEFADKVRGYTGGIHIGYKLSAQNIEKDIDAALEIGVDYIILDGRGGGTGAAPVIFRDNISVPTIPALARARKHLDAADKNVTLVITGGLRKPADFIKAMALGTDAIAVSNSAMQAIGCIAMRACSTNNCPVGIATQKPHLVSRIVVEKSAQQLTNFFDASVELMQVMARACGHDHLSKFCHDDLTTWKKDMSEISGVRFGGVG; encoded by the coding sequence ATGAAAAAAACCTCAATTTTTAAAGTCGCCGATCTACAGGATAGAAAGCCGGAACATGCTTTGATTGCCAATGTTGATCTGGTCATTGTGAAGTTTGATGAGGATATCTCGGTACTTTATGGCCGCTGTCTCCACCGTGGCGCGTTAATGTCAGATGGTCATGTTCGCGGTAATAGTTTGATTTGTGGCGTTCATAACTGGGACTATCGAATGGATTCTGGCATTTCAGAATATGATCATTCAGAAGCCTTGCAGAAGTTTACCGCTTGGGTGGAGGGTGAGGAGCTGCTGGTCGATGAAGATGAAATTGCCGCATGGGCAGAAAAGAATCCTCAGCCATACAACCGCAATGCTTATCTCGGCCAATACGCGGACCTTGGGCACGCAACCGAAGAAGAGCCTTTTAATAAACTGATCCAGAAATATTCCAAAGAAGGCTTGTCTAAAACAGGTCATCACGGCGTAGTTGAGTCAATGGGCGTTCCTCGCATCCAACTCCCCGATTGGGATGATATTCAATTAATTACCGCACAATTATACAAGCCACCGCTACTTGATGATCATGAAGTCGGTACTGGTGTGATCATTGGTCCAAATGCTAAAAAACCGTTAAAGCTGGATATTCCATTGTTCGTTTCCGACATGAGCTATGGCGCACTCTCCGAGCCAGCTAAAGTCGCTCTTGCGATGGGGGCGGAGAATGCGGGTACAGGGATTTGCTCTGGCGAAGGCGGTATGTTGCCAGAAGAACAAGCGGCGAATTCACGCTACTTCTATGAGTTAGCCTCCGCTCGTTTCGGCTTTAGCTGGGATAAGCTGGACCATGTACAGGCCTTTCATTTTAAAGGCGGCCAAGGCGCTAAAACAGGCACGGGAGGGCATCTTCCTGGTTCGAAAGTAAAAGGTAAAATTGCTGAAGTTCGTGGTCTGGAGGAAGGGCAAGACGCGATCTCCCCATCGCGTTTCCCTGATTGGGACAGCGTTGAACAAATCAAAGAATTCGCGGATAAGGTGCGTGGGTATACCGGTGGCATTCACATTGGTTACAAGCTTTCTGCGCAAAATATTGAGAAGGACATTGATGCCGCATTAGAGATTGGCGTTGATTACATTATTTTAGATGGTCGTGGCGGTGGTACTGGCGCAGCACCGGTTATTTTCAGAGACAATATCTCAGTTCCAACCATTCCTGCGCTGGCACGGGCACGTAAACACCTTGATGCTGCGGATAAGAATGTAACGTTAGTGATAACCGGTGGCCTCAGAAAGCCTGCCGACTTTATTAAAGCGATGGCATTAGGTACCGATGCGATTGCCGTTTCAAACTCGGCTATGCAAGCCATTGGCTGTATCGCGATGCGGGCCTGTAGCACGAATAACTGTCCGGTTGGAATTGCCACTCAAAAGCCGCACCTTGTTTCACGGATTGTTGTTGAGAAATCCGCGCAGCAGCTGACTAATTTCTTTGATGCATCGGTTGAGTTAATGCAAGTGATGGCGCGTGCTTGTGGGCATGATCATCTATCAAAGTTTTGCCATGATGATCTGACGACATGGAAGAAAGATATGAGTGAGATTTCAGGTGTTCGTTTTGGTGGGGTTGGGTAA
- a CDS encoding DUF368 domain-containing protein, which translates to MKENISNFIKGLAMGAANVIPGVSGGTVALVTGIYERLINALKSCDLTALKLLFARDFKGAWKHVDGAFLSAILGGVAVSIISLAKVLEYLLGNFEVLTMAFFFGLIAVSVVSVGRTVKRWGAVSLLALVVGTILAASVAMLAPAGENANAGYLFVCGVVAICSMILPGLSGSFVLIIMGNYALVLGAIGRFDMGILLPMALGCGLGLLAFAHLLGWVYEKFHDQTVALMTGFILGSLAIVWPWKQALTEVVVREGKADKIITTGYEWFGPTLSDNSTLMALGLMVVGGVMVWGMEKVSK; encoded by the coding sequence ATGAAAGAAAACATTTCCAACTTCATCAAGGGCCTGGCCATGGGCGCGGCGAACGTAATCCCTGGCGTTTCAGGTGGCACAGTGGCGCTTGTCACCGGTATCTACGAGCGCTTAATCAACGCACTCAAATCCTGTGATCTGACAGCTTTAAAACTGTTATTCGCCAGAGATTTTAAGGGTGCATGGAAGCATGTTGATGGTGCTTTCTTATCGGCAATACTTGGCGGCGTGGCGGTCAGTATTATTAGTTTAGCCAAAGTGCTTGAATACCTGCTAGGAAATTTCGAAGTGCTGACCATGGCATTTTTCTTTGGACTCATCGCGGTGTCTGTCGTTAGTGTTGGTCGCACAGTCAAGCGCTGGGGTGCAGTCTCTTTACTCGCGCTAGTGGTCGGAACGATATTAGCCGCAAGTGTTGCGATGCTGGCACCAGCTGGTGAAAATGCTAACGCTGGCTATCTTTTTGTCTGTGGCGTTGTGGCCATTTGCTCAATGATCTTACCCGGCTTATCCGGTTCCTTCGTGCTGATTATTATGGGTAACTACGCGCTGGTACTGGGTGCGATAGGGCGCTTTGATATGGGTATTTTATTGCCGATGGCATTGGGCTGTGGCTTGGGTCTGCTTGCCTTTGCGCATCTTTTGGGCTGGGTTTATGAGAAGTTTCATGATCAAACCGTTGCATTGATGACTGGGTTTATCCTTGGCTCTCTCGCCATTGTTTGGCCATGGAAGCAGGCATTAACCGAAGTGGTGGTTCGCGAAGGTAAGGCAGACAAAATCATTACGACCGGTTATGAATGGTTTGGTCCCACGCTGAGCGATAACTCAACGCTAATGGCGCTGGGTTTGATGGTCGTTGGTGGCGTGATGGTGTGGGGTATGGAGAAGGTCTCAAAGTAG
- a CDS encoding MFS transporter, with protein sequence MNTPEQSQSLSRFILLLMTTAIGATAANLYYSQPILPLIADEFNLTNSQLGSIPALTQFGYAFALLFISPLGDSIARRRLIGILSCLLVVSCGFAVIAPNLPALLIAVFLIGVSANITQQLIPFAASLVSPENKGATLGTLMMGLTIGILLSRTLSGFVGEHFGWRSVFIMSALFAAIFGALLHRFLPTNKPQTNLRYWPLIKSTLSLFIQHKSLQVFTLSGALWFASFNALWATLAIYVSDEPFNYNAQEAGLFGVIALAGVIGAKASGKWVNTLGSKKLVLIALALGAVGFAITGLFSGSLASLIVGIILIDFAIFSAQVANQVRVFSIDPAAQSRINGIYMLGYYIGGAIGSVAGVQAFDLYQWPGVVVVSIVFILLSAAVNSFAKK encoded by the coding sequence ATGAATACCCCAGAACAGAGCCAATCGTTAAGTCGATTTATTTTGTTATTGATGACCACCGCAATTGGTGCCACCGCTGCAAACCTGTATTACAGCCAGCCTATTTTACCACTCATAGCCGATGAGTTTAATTTAACAAACTCGCAGCTCGGTAGCATCCCCGCCTTAACGCAATTTGGTTACGCCTTTGCGCTGCTATTTATTTCTCCTTTGGGTGACTCTATTGCACGACGTCGTTTAATCGGTATTTTATCGTGCTTGTTAGTGGTTTCCTGTGGGTTTGCAGTAATCGCACCGAACTTACCGGCATTACTGATTGCCGTGTTTTTAATCGGGGTGAGCGCTAATATCACGCAACAACTAATTCCGTTCGCAGCCTCACTGGTATCTCCTGAAAACAAAGGTGCAACCCTCGGTACGCTCATGATGGGCTTAACCATTGGTATTTTACTCTCAAGAACCCTAAGCGGATTTGTGGGTGAGCACTTTGGATGGCGCAGTGTGTTTATCATGTCGGCGCTTTTTGCTGCAATATTTGGGGCATTGCTTCATAGGTTTTTACCGACCAATAAGCCACAAACTAACTTACGCTACTGGCCGCTGATTAAGAGCACGCTGTCTTTATTTATTCAGCACAAATCACTGCAAGTATTCACGCTGTCTGGCGCACTTTGGTTTGCCTCTTTTAACGCACTTTGGGCAACACTCGCTATTTATGTTAGCGATGAACCGTTTAATTACAACGCGCAGGAAGCCGGATTATTTGGCGTGATTGCACTGGCAGGCGTCATTGGGGCAAAGGCCTCGGGTAAATGGGTTAATACCTTAGGCTCCAAAAAATTAGTGCTGATTGCACTGGCACTAGGGGCTGTTGGCTTTGCTATCACAGGGCTGTTTTCAGGCAGTCTGGCATCACTCATTGTGGGCATTATCTTAATCGACTTTGCTATTTTTAGTGCGCAGGTCGCCAATCAGGTGCGTGTGTTTAGTATCGATCCGGCGGCTCAAAGTCGCATCAATGGGATTTATATGTTGGGATATTACATTGGGGGTGCGATTGGCTCTGTTGCTGGAGTGCAGGCATTTGACCTGTATCAGTGGCCGGGTGTTGTGGTTGTTAGCATTGTATTTATTTTGCTGAGTGCGGCTGTTAACTCATTTGCAAAAAAATAA
- a CDS encoding aldehyde dehydrogenase family protein: MLQKRDFYINGHWVKPAKDHDMDVINPSDESVSAVISIGDQADTDAAVAAARAAFDGWSQTPKAERLALVERLADIYDERAAEMGEAISVEMGAPMTLACGSQAGSGSWHIRNFITALKDFEFDRPLNDHTPNDRILYEPIGVCGLITPWNWPMNQVTLKVIPAIAVGCTVVLKPSEIAPLSSMLFAEMMHDAGFPAGVFNLVNGDGMGVGSQLSGHPDVDMISFTGSTRAGTAISKNAADTIKRVSLELGGKGANIIFADADENAVKRGVLHCMQNTGQSCNAPTRMLVERSIYEQAVITAAEVAEACTVDIASKEGHHIGPVVSKMQFDKIQELIKVGIDQGGRLIAGGLGLPEGLDKGYFVRPTVFADVSQEMRLASEEVFGPVLIMMPFDTEEEAIKIANDTVYGLTNYVQTQDGAKANRVARRLRSGMVEMNGQSRSAGSPFGGYKQSGNGREGGVWGLEDFLEVKAVSGWTPE; this comes from the coding sequence ATGCTTCAAAAACGCGACTTCTACATTAATGGCCATTGGGTAAAGCCTGCTAAGGATCACGATATGGACGTGATCAACCCTTCTGATGAAAGCGTCAGTGCCGTGATTTCCATCGGCGATCAAGCCGATACCGATGCCGCCGTCGCTGCAGCACGCGCCGCGTTTGATGGCTGGAGCCAAACACCAAAAGCAGAGCGTTTAGCATTGGTTGAGCGTTTAGCCGATATTTACGATGAGCGCGCGGCTGAAATGGGCGAAGCCATCTCCGTAGAAATGGGCGCACCAATGACCTTAGCTTGCGGCTCACAGGCAGGCTCCGGTAGCTGGCATATCCGTAATTTCATTACTGCGCTTAAGGATTTTGAGTTTGATCGTCCATTAAACGATCACACACCAAACGATCGTATTTTGTACGAGCCAATAGGTGTTTGCGGTCTGATCACGCCATGGAACTGGCCAATGAATCAGGTCACGCTAAAGGTGATTCCAGCGATTGCCGTAGGTTGTACCGTGGTACTAAAGCCTTCTGAAATCGCCCCGCTGTCTTCCATGTTGTTTGCTGAAATGATGCACGATGCAGGTTTCCCAGCTGGCGTGTTCAATCTGGTGAATGGCGATGGCATGGGCGTTGGTTCGCAGCTGTCTGGCCACCCAGATGTCGACATGATTTCCTTCACTGGCTCTACCCGTGCAGGTACGGCAATCAGCAAAAACGCAGCAGATACGATTAAGCGCGTGAGCTTGGAGCTCGGCGGCAAAGGTGCAAACATTATCTTCGCCGATGCGGATGAGAATGCAGTGAAGCGCGGCGTATTGCATTGCATGCAGAATACCGGTCAGTCTTGCAACGCGCCAACCCGCATGTTGGTTGAGCGCTCGATTTATGAGCAAGCCGTGATTACCGCCGCTGAAGTGGCTGAAGCCTGCACCGTCGATATCGCGTCTAAAGAAGGTCATCATATCGGGCCTGTTGTTTCCAAAATGCAGTTCGATAAGATTCAGGAGCTGATCAAAGTCGGTATTGATCAAGGCGGTCGCTTGATTGCTGGCGGCTTAGGGCTTCCGGAAGGTTTGGATAAGGGCTACTTTGTACGCCCAACAGTGTTTGCTGATGTCTCTCAGGAAATGCGCCTGGCCAGTGAAGAGGTCTTTGGCCCAGTACTGATCATGATGCCGTTTGATACTGAAGAAGAAGCTATCAAAATCGCGAATGACACGGTCTACGGCTTGACTAACTATGTGCAAACCCAAGATGGCGCAAAGGCAAATCGCGTTGCACGTCGCTTGCGCTCTGGCATGGTCGAAATGAATGGCCAAAGCCGTTCTGCCGGCTCACCATTTGGTGGTTACAAGCAGTCTGGAAACGGTCGCGAAGGCGGCGTTTGGGGCTTGGAAGACTTCTTAGAAGTAAAAGCCGTGAGTGGCTGGACGCCAGAGTAA